Proteins encoded together in one Ipomoea triloba cultivar NCNSP0323 chromosome 4, ASM357664v1 window:
- the LOC116014729 gene encoding peptidyl-tRNA hydrolase, mitochondrial-like gives MLSRICRRSFSSAFPQPWLFIGLGNPGDKYKGTRHNVGFDMVDAFAQSVGIQMDDVHCKAIFGKGFLNGVPVFLAKPQTYMNLSGESSGPLAAYYKLPLNRVIVFHDDMDLPCGVLRLHPKGGHHSHNGLKSVIYHFRGNKEFPRLRIGIGRPPGQMDPKAFLLQKFNATARERVDVALQEGVDALKQLLSKGLTESARCFNTQQKYKHIRLQTIPT, from the exons ATGCTTAGTAGGATATGCAGACGTAGCTTCAGCTCTGCTTTTCCTCAACCATGGCTCTTTATTGGGCTGGGCAATCCTGGTGATAAATACAAGGGAACAAGACATAAT GTTGGATTTGATATGGTAGATGCATTTGCACAGTCAGTTGGCATCCAGATGGATGATGTACATTGCAAAGCTATATTTGGGAAAG GTTTCCTTAATGGAGTTCCAGTTTTCCTTGCTAAGCCCCAAACTTATATGAATTTGAGTGGTGAATCT AGTGGACCACTTGCTGCATATTATAAGCTTCCACTCAACCGCGTGATTGTG TTTCATGATGACATGGATTTGCCATGTGGGGTACTTCGTCTTCACCCTAAAGGAGGTCATCATAGTCACAATGG GTTAAAGAGTGTGATTTATCATTTTCGTGGAAACAAAGAGTTTCCTCGATTAAGAATAG GCATTGGAAGACCTCCTGGTCAAATGGATCCGAAGGCATTCTTGCTTCAAAAGTTTAATGCAACTGCTCGAGAACGG GTTGATGTTGCTTTACAAGAAGGGGTTGATGCGTTGAAGCAGCTCTTATCCAAAGGCTTAACAGAATCTGCGAGGTGTTTTAACACTCAACAAAAGTACAAGCATATAAGATTACAGACAATCCCAACATGA
- the LOC116015563 gene encoding aminoacylase-1-like, with protein MRRRFGGYAASILLLLLPVLTLLGTAAESEFSAAAEIISRFQAYLRIDTAQPEPRYREAADFIISQAKSLSLETHIVEFVKGKPVVILKWPGKDSSLPTILLNSHTDVVPSEPHKWSHPPFGAQIDRATGNIYARGSQDMKCVGLQYLEAIRSLKASGFQPIRTVYLSFVPDEEIGGHDGAESFAHSDIFSKMNVGIVLDEGLASPTDNYRAFYGERSPWWLIIKAVGALGHGAKLYDNSAMENLFTSIESIRRFRAAQFDLVKAGLKAEGEVISVNMVSLKAGTPSPTGFVMNLQPSEAEAGFDIRVPQTEGMTFSGEIPYFM; from the exons ATGAGGAGGAGATTCGGCGGCTATGCTGCTTCaattcttcttctacttcttccGGTTTTAACATTATTAG GCACGGCGGCGGAAAGTGAATTTTCGGCGGCGGCGGAAATCATATCGAGATTCCAGGCATACCTCAGAATCGACACCGCCCAACCCGAGCCAAGGTACAGAGAAGCGGCGGATTTCATAATCTCTCAGGCGAAATCCCTATCCCTGGAAACTCATATTGTAGAATTCGTGAAGGGGAAGCCTGTGGTTATCCTCAAGTGGCCTGGCAAGGATTCCTCCCTCCCCACTATCCTCCTCAATTCCCACACCGACGTCGTCCCTTCCGAGCCTCACAAGTGGTCGCACCCGCCTTTTGGCGCCCAAATCGATCGCGCCACCGGTAACATCTACGCCAGGGGCTCCCAGGACATGAAATGCGTCGGCCTCCAGTACTTGGAAGCGATTCGCAGCCTCAAGGCTTCTGGATTCCAGCCTATCCGCACCGTCTACCTCTCCTTCGTCCCCGATGAGGAAATCGGTGGCCACGACGGCGCTGAGAGCTTTGCACATTCTGATATCTTTTCGAAGATGAACGTCGGGATTGTGCTCGACGAGGGGTTGGCTTCCCCCACGGATAACTACCGCGCCTTCTACGGTGAGAGGTCCCCTTGGTGGTTAATTATCAAGGCAGTTGGGGCCCTTGGACACGGTGCCAAGCTCTATGATAATTCTGCCATGGAGAATCTTTTTACGAGTATTGAAAGTATAAGGAGGTTCAGGGCTGCTCAGTTTGACTTAGTCAAGGCTGGCCTCAAGGCTGAAGGAGAAGTCATTTCTGTTAATATGGTGTCTTTGAAAGCTGGCACCCCTTCCCCCACG GGCTTTGTCATGAACTTGCAGCCGTCTGAAGCAGAAGCAGGCTTTGATATTCGAGTTCCACAAACGGAGGGCATGACATTTTCTGGTGAAATACCATACTTCATGTAA
- the LOC116017004 gene encoding uncharacterized protein LOC116017004 isoform X2, with amino-acid sequence MASTRKRKIRKDSRRQTLDSASDSNYSRALQKLLFAIKTPEVHYISFLFCTSKDLGQGSIHVNCTVEVLVLMLRCSMAILELHIYDHNAVLEKGGILLKILCKLCSLNLPKRKDRKDISLQNSVFHACTYDDDDFTTTSREELVASLHFYEPPNLQTSFAIAMLEVFLDELLVHGKLRAIFRLIDLFSSTSETLFMPQSTQKDISSKKRQSDIGILMELVSTCFLLSFSGENAIEDFLYRLFRAQRKDFKFFKTPEVSLTGAISLLLNPIVFSAPKIVQAYVVSSVSEAMSGLMDVQNLKPNCKLLDCFLSVFEKSVNMYMKLISFVQINGDSPSKYASFVNSSTYRGNFPPPFESYILPSTQEKINSLIKRFEGSSDSFLGNHFFELKSDMTSSCIAYVKDCQCLLDQSCQDDVFSIISCLILRASVSFDETVKPAIKGMDLQAICLLVAVLKLMGTSLLHAISYLRNGESYGSFKTLKDYSLCKEYMSILGSISCFSESKIHFPVQLLDKLHQAQGFHGDASAFFRHACI; translated from the exons TTTGTACAAGCAAGGATCTTGGACAAGGTAGCATACATGTGAATTGTACAGTTGAAGTACTAGTTTTGATGTTAAGGTGTAGTATGGCTATCCTGGAATTGCATATATATGATCATAATGCTGTTTTGGAAAAAGGCGGGATTCTTTTGAAGATACTTTGTAAGTTGTGTTCCCTAAACTTACCAAAGAGAAAAGACAGGAAAGACATAAGTTTGCAGAACTCAGTTTTCCATGCGTGCacatatgatgatgatgacttcaCAACCACTTCCAGAGAGGAACTTGTTGCTTCCCTTCATTTCTATGAGCCACCTAATCTTCAAACTTCATTTGCAATTGCTATGTTGGAG GTATTTCTTGATGAGCTTCTGGTGCATGGAAAATTACGAGCAATATTTAGGCTGATTGACTTATTTTCCTCTACTAGTGAAACTTTGTTTATGCCTCAGTCCACTCAGAAAGATATTAGTTCAAAGAAACGTCAGAGTGATATTGGAATCCTTATGGAACTTGTTTCCACTTGCTTTCTCCTATCATTTTCTGGTGAAAATGCAATTGAAGATTTTCTTTATAGACTTTTCCGAGCACAGAGGAAGGATTTCAAATTCTTTAAAACTCCAGAAGTGAGTCTGACTGGGGCCATATCATTGCTTCTCAATCCAATTGTTTTTTCTGCCCCAAAAATTGTGCAAGCATACGTGGTTTCATCAGTATCTGAAGCCATGAGTGGTTTGATGGATGTTCAAAACCTGAAACCAAACTGTAAACTTCTTGACTGCTTTCTCTCAGTGTTTGAAAAATCAGTCAATATGTATATGAAACTTATATCCTTTGTACAGATCAATGGCGATTCTCCAAGTAAATATGCGTCTTTTGTCAACTCAAGCACATATAGAGGGAACTTTCCTCCACCTTTTGAATCTTATATATTGCCAAGCACACAGGAGAAGATAAACTCTCTgattaaaaggtttgagggttCATCAGATTCATTCTTAGGCAACCATTTCTTTGAACTGAAATCTGACATGACCAGTTCGTGTATTGCATATGTGAAGGATTGCCAATGTCTTCTGGACCAATCATGCCAAGATGATGTATTCTCAATTATAAGTTGCCTGATTTTAAGAGCATCAGTGAGCTTTGATGAAACTGTAAAACCTGCAATCAAGGGTATGGATCTTCAGGCTATATGTCTCCTAGTTGCTGTATTGAAGTTAATGGGCACTTCTTTGCTGCATGCTATATCATATCTCCGGAATGGTGAAAGTTATGGCTCTTTCAAAACCTTGAAAGACTACTCATTGTGTAAGGAGTACATGTCTATTTTGGGTTCAATTAGCTGTTTTAGTGAATCCAAAATACACTTTCCAGTTCAACTGTTAGACAAACTCCATCAAGCACAAGGATTTCATGGTGATGCTTCTGCATTTTTCCGGCATGcttgcatttag
- the LOC116017004 gene encoding uncharacterized protein LOC116017004 isoform X3 — MSTDSLSKVDVNDLRVISDILFKELPLRFNNLFSSLYDVCTSKDLGQGSIHVNCTVEVLVLMLRCSMAILELHIYDHNAVLEKGGILLKILCKLCSLNLPKRKDRKDISLQNSVFHACTYDDDDFTTTSREELVASLHFYEPPNLQTSFAIAMLEVFLDELLVHGKLRAIFRLIDLFSSTSETLFMPQSTQKDISSKKRQSDIGILMELVSTCFLLSFSGENAIEDFLYRLFRAQRKDFKFFKTPEVSLTGAISLLLNPIVFSAPKIVQAYVVSSVSEAMSGLMDVQNLKPNCKLLDCFLSVFEKSVNMYMKLISFVQINGDSPSKYASFVNSSTYRGNFPPPFESYILPSTQEKINSLIKRFEGSSDSFLGNHFFELKSDMTSSCIAYVKDCQCLLDQSCQDDVFSIISCLILRASVSFDETVKPAIKGMDLQAICLLVAVLKLMGTSLLHAISYLRNGESYGSFKTLKDYSLCKEYMSILGSISCFSESKIHFPVQLLDKLHQAQGFHGDASAFFRHACI; from the exons TTTGTACAAGCAAGGATCTTGGACAAGGTAGCATACATGTGAATTGTACAGTTGAAGTACTAGTTTTGATGTTAAGGTGTAGTATGGCTATCCTGGAATTGCATATATATGATCATAATGCTGTTTTGGAAAAAGGCGGGATTCTTTTGAAGATACTTTGTAAGTTGTGTTCCCTAAACTTACCAAAGAGAAAAGACAGGAAAGACATAAGTTTGCAGAACTCAGTTTTCCATGCGTGCacatatgatgatgatgacttcaCAACCACTTCCAGAGAGGAACTTGTTGCTTCCCTTCATTTCTATGAGCCACCTAATCTTCAAACTTCATTTGCAATTGCTATGTTGGAG GTATTTCTTGATGAGCTTCTGGTGCATGGAAAATTACGAGCAATATTTAGGCTGATTGACTTATTTTCCTCTACTAGTGAAACTTTGTTTATGCCTCAGTCCACTCAGAAAGATATTAGTTCAAAGAAACGTCAGAGTGATATTGGAATCCTTATGGAACTTGTTTCCACTTGCTTTCTCCTATCATTTTCTGGTGAAAATGCAATTGAAGATTTTCTTTATAGACTTTTCCGAGCACAGAGGAAGGATTTCAAATTCTTTAAAACTCCAGAAGTGAGTCTGACTGGGGCCATATCATTGCTTCTCAATCCAATTGTTTTTTCTGCCCCAAAAATTGTGCAAGCATACGTGGTTTCATCAGTATCTGAAGCCATGAGTGGTTTGATGGATGTTCAAAACCTGAAACCAAACTGTAAACTTCTTGACTGCTTTCTCTCAGTGTTTGAAAAATCAGTCAATATGTATATGAAACTTATATCCTTTGTACAGATCAATGGCGATTCTCCAAGTAAATATGCGTCTTTTGTCAACTCAAGCACATATAGAGGGAACTTTCCTCCACCTTTTGAATCTTATATATTGCCAAGCACACAGGAGAAGATAAACTCTCTgattaaaaggtttgagggttCATCAGATTCATTCTTAGGCAACCATTTCTTTGAACTGAAATCTGACATGACCAGTTCGTGTATTGCATATGTGAAGGATTGCCAATGTCTTCTGGACCAATCATGCCAAGATGATGTATTCTCAATTATAAGTTGCCTGATTTTAAGAGCATCAGTGAGCTTTGATGAAACTGTAAAACCTGCAATCAAGGGTATGGATCTTCAGGCTATATGTCTCCTAGTTGCTGTATTGAAGTTAATGGGCACTTCTTTGCTGCATGCTATATCATATCTCCGGAATGGTGAAAGTTATGGCTCTTTCAAAACCTTGAAAGACTACTCATTGTGTAAGGAGTACATGTCTATTTTGGGTTCAATTAGCTGTTTTAGTGAATCCAAAATACACTTTCCAGTTCAACTGTTAGACAAACTCCATCAAGCACAAGGATTTCATGGTGATGCTTCTGCATTTTTCCGGCATGcttgcatttag